The DNA sequence AGAGCCCCATaccaaccccatagagccccccaaacccccataaaacccatttcctgaccccatagagccccacactgaccccacagagccccataccaaccccatagaacctcatagaccccatagagccccccactgaccccatagaccccccccccatcccatacccGTGCCCCCCCGGAGGGCTGGTGCACCATGATCCGTGTGTTGGGCAGCGAGTGCCCActaaccccatagagccccatagagccccataccaaccccatagagcctcatagacCGCATAGAGCCCCCCATaccaaccccatagagccccacaccaaccccatagagccccacacCAACCCCGTAGAGCCCCACACTGACCCcgtagagccccatagaccccatagagccccataccaaccccatagagcctcatagaccccatagagccccatagaccccatagagccccatagagccccatagaccccatagagccccatagaccccatagagccccataccaaccccatagagccccacaccgaccccatagagccccatacaaccccatagagcctcataccaaccccataaagccccataccaaccccatagagcctcatagaccccatagagacccccaccaaccccatagagcccccccactgaccccatagagccccatagaccccccccatcccgtACCCGTGCCCCCCCCGAGGGCTGGTGCACCATGATCCGTGCGTTGGGCAGCGAGTGCCTCATTCCGGGCTCCCccgcagccagcagcagtgagccCATACTGGCCGCCTGCCCCACACACCACGTGCACACGGGGTTCAGCACGTACTGCATGGTGTCGTAGATGGCCAGCCCCGACGTCACCGCCCCCCCTGTTAAATACAGGGGGGTTAATAAGgatgagaccccatagagcccccccgtacccccatagagacccccactgaccccatagagccctatagaccccatagagccctatagaccccacagaaccccccactgaccccatagagNNNNNNNNNNNNNNNNNNNNNNNNNNNNNNNNNNNNNNNNNNNNNNNNNNNNNNNNNNNNNNNNNNNNNNNNNNNNNNNNNNNNNNNNNNNNNNNNNNNNNNNNNNNNNNNNNNNNNNNNNNNNNNNNNNNNNNNNNNNNNNNNNNNNNNNNNNNNNNNNNNNNNNNNNNNNNNNNNNNNNNNNNNNNNNNNNNNNNNNNNNNNNNNNNNNNNNNNNNNNNNNNNNNNNNNNNNNNNNNNNNNNNNNNNNNNNNNNNNNNNNNNNNNNNNNNNNNNNNN is a window from the Coturnix japonica isolate 7356 unplaced genomic scaffold, Coturnix japonica 2.1 chrUnrandom995, whole genome shotgun sequence genome containing:
- the CLPP gene encoding ATP-dependent Clp protease proteolytic subunit, mitochondrial, translated to MRPGAALGRGLRGGVAAFRRLLHYNAPLRAPLVPIVVEQTGRGERAYDIYSRLLRERIVCVMGPVGDGVSSLLTPLYLTGGAVTSGLAIYDTMQYVLNPVCTWCVGQAASMGSLLLAAGEPGMRHSLPNARIMVHQPSGGARVRDGGGLWGSMGSVGG